TGACAAATTAAAAGATCAAgaatttgattggaaaaaatTGTGTGAATTCGACAAAAATTATATCGGTTTCTAAGATAAGAGTCCCTTTTCATTCCTTCCCCACTTAAAACATCATTCTCggatttcttctttccttctttttgcgtAGCACGCACGATGCTGGAAAAGGTTGGAGCTTGTAGGGCTCTCGTCAGTCGTCAGCTCAGGTTCTAATTGATGTGGGGTTGAACCTCTATGTGATTCACGTGAAACCATTAGGTTAAACGTAATCCGGAGACTACATCAGAGGCCTCTTCTTAATTGTCCCCTTCACCGGCACATCACAGCGAGGCGCGACGACTGCGCCGTTAAAACCACGAACCCGCGGAGTGTGGAGACCACAGCCGAGGTGCTACTTCACCTCTGGAAAGACAGTGGTTAGGCCAATCCTAGTAGCGACATGGCGGGCTCGCGAAAGATGATTCCTACATGGACTCGAAAGTGAAATCTCATCTTCTCAGCATAAGTCAAAACAATGAGATGTCATTGTATGCACTAGATGCAAAAAAATCTGAACTGGTTTGCACCGATGGAAACTGGTGGCCGCTCTCATTGAAGTCTACTGGTGACCGGTCCAATTTGACGGTTCAGATTAATATAAGCGGCATTAATCTGATTCATGCTAGAAATTTTCCGAAAAAAACCGACATTTATGGTATTAACAGTTCCATATCACCGCAACACTTGAGAACTATGTACGAAGAACGGTGTCGGTTGAAGAATAGACTTTCTTCCAGGACACACTGAATCAGAAGCCAGGAAAGTCTTTGCTAATTGCTAGCAAGAAGCAACAAAGTTTACAGCTAGCTAGCTTCCATCAGAACAATCTTCAATCTGGAAATCCAACATGGTCAGATACGCTCCAATTAGGTTTGGAAAGACGTTAATGCCTCAAAAGTCTCCTATCCTTAGAGATATACATAAATCTCACGAGCAGAATATATAAGCTAAAAATTTCCCCAGAAAgcgaaaaagataaaagaaagaaaaatttctaCAAAAAGAGAATTCCAACAAACATGATGCTAGAAATGATATCTAATTCCAGAGCTTGAGCGATAAGTCGAGCTTCTGCAGCTCCTCCTGATTAGCTTTCAACCGGGCACCGGGCGTCGTCCCCCAGCAACCGCTGCTACCTGTTTCGTTTCCCAAAATACCCATCGAAGGCGCGATATTATCGAATCTACCTACACTAACTCTTGAAGACGGATAAGATGATGATCCTCCTGTTGCATTTGcttgatgatggtgatgactACTGTCCATGGACAGCAACCTTCCCACTACTGGCTGTTGACCCAACACTGGAGGCCTAGCCCAAACATGGTGCCCGTACACACCATTCCCAATAGGACTGGCACTGAAGGAAGGTGCATGAGAAGGCTTGTGGATCATGGAATGCGCCTGAATTCCAAGAGAGCGGTTGCCATAGGCGCCGCCGCcgtgaagaggaagagaagacaTGCTCGAGTAATGGTGGCGGTGATGGTGCTGGTCCATGTAAAAAGGGTTTCCCAGGACATGTAAACCCGTCGCGCCTAGCCTTTGTCCTCTTTTCGCGAGAGTCCGCTCTCTCTTGTGCGCGTTTTGGTGTCCTCCAAGTGCTTGTGAGCTGTAGAACTTTCTCTGGCAGTAGTTGCACGAGAAGACCTTAGGCTCCGCTTCGGAAGGAGCTTCAGCAGCTCCCTCCGGCGATGTCTCAGGCCGGCCCATGTCCAAGAAGTGGATGAGGTTCGGTTCCGGGTAGAACCCGCGATCGGAGTCGCCGCTTGAAAAGTTTAGGTCTAGTGGCCGAGTTGGTTTAGTTGACGATTGGCCTCGATCTTGATTTgtcctctcttcttcctcctcctcctcttcttcttcgacaTAGATGAGTTCTTGCTTGTTTTCTTTGGAGTTTTGGAGGGGAGTGTGTGGGCACGGAGGAGGCTCGGGCGCCGGCACGACAGTGGAGGACTCCGATGGGCATGGTGGATCTTTAGCATGCGGTGCTTCCATGGGAGGATACATCGAAGGAGATCGAAGGGCTTAATCTCTGCGGATGGATTACGAAATTATTGAAGATGGGGGAATAAGATTGAAGAGAGTACTGTTGTTTGGTAGTAAATGGCTCTTCTATATATGGAAGGGTTAAATGTCGTACGGAGTACATATATAGTAAAGTTAAGAAAAGAATCAATGAATAAactaatagagagagagagagagagagagagagagagaatttgaaatGCTTCTATTCTTCTGTACACGTTGATGAAACTTCAACAAATGACACTTCACTTTTCCGGAATGCTAGAAGTATCAAATAGTCATTTCTCGTAGGAGCAATACCAATTATGTTTCCTTGATTGGCAGCAAATTGACATACTAAACAACATGGGAAACCCTTATTAAGGCTGAATATAATCCGCTGATTTACACGCTGGGAGAGCGTATCAGAAATTCAATACCTTTGTTGGGAAAAATcgtcaagagggagcccaaattTGAGTCGACCAACATATTAAGTCAGACCTACCTTCACTTAAAatcttaagccaatgagttatggaccaaTTATAATATGTTAACTACTCCAAATCACACCAATATTTTGATGTGAGACTTCTTTAACACAATTCACAAATGTGtctcaataatttctttttcacacATGAGTTCAGTGTTAAGTTTGTTTCCCTCATGTGTGAGCTTACTGTTAGGTGGGTTCCCCCTTAATTTAGGTGTTCTTTTGAATCAATTCATCTTAACTTGAATCTCCAACACTCAACCTTCATCCATGGTCTCTTTCTCTAGATCAAACCATGAAAGTTGTCATCGGGACCTTGTTATTACACCCCCCACGCACACCTTCTTGGATCACCATATTCTTTTCTAGAGATATTCATCAAACACCGGAATAAATTGGGGTTCAACAATCTACTACCATCGGCTCTAATACTATTTATTGAGAGTGCATAGCAGAAATTCGATACCTTCATTaggggagatcaccaagagggagccAAAGTCTAAGTCCCTCAACCAATCaacttattttgacaaaaaaaaaaaaaatcaacttatctAATTGaactcacattcactcaaaagttaaTTATGATATGTTGATAAACTCAGATTATCATCAAGTATCGTGCTTCAACAAAAAGATATAGCCCAAATATATAGCAGAAGTTtagaaaaaatataattatgatgaaaattacatgtatatCATTAGCGGCGGTGAAAATTACATGTACTGCACGGAACATGAAATCAAGGACCGAGGAGCCTATCACGCCCAACAAACAAAAGTGGTTCATCAATCATGTGGGAGACAAGGCTGACCTTGGGAGAAATGGCAAACTGAAACAGCTTTTCCATTTGTACTTGAAGGTCCATCCATGAGccccattttgatttttatcgTTTCTCTCTGCTCCTCTGGGGGTGGGGGCATCACATGCGCCTCTTTTGATCCATATGGGGCCAAACcctaaaggaaaaatttcaatgaatGTTTACAATAGGATCGGTTTCTTTCAACTCTATGCCCAGTAGCTCGATTATGGAAAAAGAAACGAGGTTGCAAGAAATTTATTAAGTTTTTTTAATCCAATTACTAATGATGTGGTTCTAGCCGTGGCAATGTTCTGCTAGCGGATTCTTCATTAATATTTGCTAACATGACCTATGATGTCAATCTTTTAGCAAGTGTCTAGCAACCTTTGGTGATTTTTTTGCCGCCTATAATTTGGAATTCCTGAGATTGGAGGTTCTACGGAAATTCgattaaaaatcttaaatgaTTCGAGAAGTTGGGAAGAGGGAGGAAAATGAGGGGCGATTGTGGAAAATGGAGAAATTTCGAAATGGTGGTGAAGAAGAGCGGATGAACATTGAAAAAACTTCTATtgttttttctcgagaaaaggACACGAcaaatgccataattttcgtatggcgttcacttaaatgtcagaacttttttttttcgataatctaagtgtcataacttatatAAGatgttcacttgaatgtcatataACTTTTTGATCGATCGCTTAAGTGTCATAACATTTTAAAAATGTTTACCACAAGCATCATGCTACGATGGATTTCCAACACTTGGATGTATATTGTAAAAAAGTTATGACTCTcaagtagaggtgtcaaacgggtgggtcgggtcgggtttgggtcgggtcgaatatggtccgacttatattgacccatttaactcattttgacccatttttatatagtacaaatttaatgactcatatccgacccgacccatacccgatccatacccgacccatatttcttaaacatttatatatttaactaaatcaaatcatatttattctaataattttatacaaaaaataatattgctaaaacgcttttatgaaatataaatttagtaaaaattttgaacctttttaaagatatttttattttcgtttttcttttttcttttcaggtttttcttttctttcttttgtttcctttttctttatttttcttttttgctccttcctcctccctcctccgtctGCAACTCCTCTTCCGTCCGCCGATTGCGGGGCTTCGGCGATGGCGGCACCCGACAACCGGTCTTGTCTCGCTCGGCTCGGCCGATCCAAGTGAACACGAGTTCActcgaggccggcgagctcgCAGTTTCCTAGATTCCAACGAGCTCGGGGCTCACTAGATCCCGTTCCCCAGGCCAAATCCACCGGGCTTAGACTTGAAACCGACGTCGACTTCGTCAAAGCATTTGCATGCCTTCTGATTCACATGCGGGTAAAGCACGGTGCCGACAAGCATCCCCATGTTGCGGGACGCGAGTTCCCTATTACGAACTCGTACATGCCCCTCATCGAGTTCGGGATGCTCACCTTCAAGTTGTTCTTCGCACCACGAAGCTCCCCCCGCAAGTGCCGACAGACGCTTAGTTTTTTACTTGTTCGCCTTGAACGGACGGTCCCGTTTCGTTTCATGCCACAAAAACAATCTTTCTACCCGCCTCTCGCTCTCTTGCTCTTTAGATCTTCACGTGATTCTGGGAGCTTCGGGATCAGAAATGGCAGAGACAAAGCCGACGACTCACTAGGTACGGTGAGAGTCTTACGGCGGAGGACCCGCCGGCTTGAAGGTGCGAATGTTTTCGGGCTCTCGATTGTCTTCGGGATCCATCTCTTTACACACGCATACGTACATATGCATATGAAACTAGCACCGGATCGTGTCTGTGTTGAAGTGACGAAGTTTGCCCGGAAAACAAGTTAAAGTAGCCTCCCCCTTATTAGTCATCGGGCATTGCAGAGTTGAAAAccgggttaaaatatgggtcaatgaagtgacccatattttaacctgtTTTTTGAGCTTCGGATTTTTACTACCCCTTTTAgctcattttagaaaaaagcgAGTTACCCATGTAGAATGGGCCCACCTCAAACCGAGTTATAAAATGGGTACATGACCCATATTGCCGGCTCTACTCTCAAGTGATACATTAAATTAATGGCATTTAAATAAGCATTTTTTCAAAGGTTATGGCATTAAAATAAGCGtcatacaaaaattatgacatctGTAGTATCTTTATCAACAAAGTAAGATTAAAGTTGAGCTGCTTACAGCTGCATTGGAGTTCCTTAATATCCGTGACGTGGTACGGTTTTATGACGAATCACAATTCATAACTTACTATTTTACTAGAAAATCAATTAGAACCATTCTCCAAATAGAGATGGAGAAAAATATCTGTGAACTCTTCTTTgaagctctatttgtttcgcaaaaacaagtgatttgaaaaaaaaatttcttaaaaaggaTTGCCCCTTTCTCGTATAAAAATGAATagacgaaaagtattttcatcatctaaaaaaaatttgctactTTAAAATGTTatcaataataaatttttctcattaattattatttcaatagatacaagcgattatttgtacatttccaaatcatttatatttcgtgaaacaaacggaacttaaatctcattttcacatttttcaaagggtatCTAACCATATCGCATTGAGTAAGTTGGATGTACATAAACTCTTCTTTCAACAATCAATTACCAAACGAATATTCCGCGGCAAAACTCATAAATGTGGGCATCTCAATTAATGGATGCCAGCTAGGTGATGTCAAATAAATTCATGTCGCATTTTAACAAACATGAAGTACCAATTAAATCCACCCATCGAGTGGTGACATGTCGGTTGATAAGTGGTCAATGGGACTTTAGGATCGCAAACTTGTAAAAACTCCCCATGAGAATGTCAGCACAAGCCAAATGATCAACATCATGAACAAGCCAATCAAATTACACTAGCCAAATCTAGCACCTTGGAGCAATTACCTAAGGAATCCAAATTGCCGGACATTCGCCATGTCATATCATGTCATATTATATCATATGCACATGGATTTATTCGTTTATTTACCTAAGTAAAAGGATGTCAAATGCCGACTCACAGGAAAATATATGTTCAGTTTAAGGTCACAGACGTGCCCCCGCACCATTGCCTATTGAGGGCAAATCTGTCACCTCCACGTCAACACGTTGCAAATGAGGAGCTCAAGAACATGCAATATCTAATATCAAACCTATCTTTGAAAATTAACCAAGATTTTTTGGAATCGAGAATGGACTGAAGAATCGAATATGTTACTTTCACACCAACCACCCTCATTTTACATGGAGTTATTCTCATGCGGAACGGTGAGATGCCAATGTCAAGCCAAAATCCATAGCCTGGCCCCTACGCAATCCTTCGTCGTGGTAACAACGGACGTGGAAGGGCCCAATAAAGCGAATTCACAAATGTGTACGATCATGTCTTAAATTATTTCAAGGTGGGTTGCTTCTCTGAAGTACGAATGTAGCAGAATGAGAATCCCACATGTTTCATCCCAAACAAGACAGCCTCGATATTTCCCATACGTGCTCAACTTGTTGGTATTAAAAGCTACACCTAATCTACTAACCTATGCATCTATATATCCGGACAAGATATTATGTTggtgacattaaaaaaaaaaaaaacctccaagaTGCAGGGTACGTGACTGACACGACCATTTCAGTATTTAGGagttttcttcaatttattttgcaaaaaaacaaaaattatattacATGAGCAGCTGTTCTTTCTATTAAAATATCATACATCTCGCTTGAGTTTGATAATGACATTAAAACCGACGCCTTGGATATGTTTCGCATGTGAAACTCTTTACTTATCAATTTTGCGTGCCATTCTAAATTTGATTTGCACGTAAAAGGGTGCGTTAAAGTATCCCACGTCATTTCGATATTCTACCACGATGTAACATTTGTGATATCTTTGGACGCCACATGCAAGGGAAGGTGTAGATCTAACTTGAGATGTGAATGCATCCTAAGACATATGGGTAGGTGTAGGGGCATGACTCTTGGACAATGAACATTTGAACATGCTAATGCAGATTCCGAacacttctttagggttttccaccGTAGGTAGGTTTGTCTTGTCACGTTgactgctttttcttttctttttctttttaatttttttatttttctcggcCATCTGATCAATTCCTTAACGACacttcttattattttattaagtcatacttttaaaacattatatATTATTCTTCGAGTCCCACCAAATATGAAAACGTATCGTGgttttgttttctctcttttcgaGGAGAAAGTGAGAATAGTTGAATTAAGAAAATCTGCCTTTATTGAATGATAAAACCCGAGAAAATTATAAGAATAGAGATTCTACATTAACAGTACATGGCGATCACATCATCTCTAGCTGGCAAgctgaagaaaaaaagataacatattttggaaaattaagTAACGTGTGGTGCGACACGAGTCTATATGAAAAGATGTCACATCTCGagcttcctttcttttcataaTGACCTCCCccctaaaataagaaaaacagtCTTTGTGGTGTTATGTGTAACTAACCCTCGAAGACATTGACGAAACTATAAAATATAGATGTAATCTTAGGCATTCATACTACTCAAGCCCTAAACTATTATATAAgagtgtgatttaatatttaaacatCTAACACCTTCTTTATACGTAGACAGGACTTTAACATAAGATTAAGCGAGGAAATATATAATAATTAAGATAAATAAGAGgttagaaagatttgaacttagtACCTCATGCTCTGCtatcatgttattttttttgtgggatcgATGTGAACTATTCTGATATCATGTAAAATGTTGTGGGACTACTACTAAATGTAGTGAAATTTTTTAACTATTAGATGAATATTtgatttaattataaatattcaaATACTCttagttaaaaattaaatactCTAGCTCTTCCCCTCATGCGTGAACATGACCATAGCCCAAGATTAAGCATGAAAATATACATAAGGCATGTAAAGTATATTGAATAATCACTATGAAAATAACAATTGAATGAAACACCAATGCCAGTATTGGTATGGCTCCCTTTGGTCTCGCATGAATTACATTCATTCTTAGGATGAGCTTGAGAAAGGCTTTTCAGatactcttttctttctctcattaaAGAATGGGTTTCCCATACAAGAAAACAAGGGACGAGTCTGGAGAGAGAGGTGACTCCTTGCCGATGCGAAAGTTATGATTCCAACTTTTGTTGGATATTGAAAAGACTTTAAAAGTCCCTATCTATATGTAATTCTTCCTCCAATCCCATTACGTAACTCAAGCTAGATAACCTTTAGCGAGAAAAGGTGCAGCACATACAGATTATTACAATCCAAAGTTTTTCTAAAGGCATCTTCAAGAACTTTTAACGGATAATCAACTTCGAATGAATGCGAATGTGGAGGGCCATTCGAACCCAACTAGACCACTAATGGACAGTTGTGAGTCTGTTTACTTATGGTCACGACTATTGTCATAGTCATCAATGTCGAAACTTCCAGGAACATAGAAACTCTTGTTCAAGATGTGCTGATGGTGATGCATTGAAGATAATCTCTTTACTGTTTGTAGAGTGAGGATATGCATCATTCAGAAGGTGCTTATTCCTCTATCTCTGCCGCTTGAGctgtatgacttttttttttttcacctttctctctttattttattttttggctcttGAGTTGTATAGTTGGTTAACACCATGTCTGGCGCCCACCAATGAATGACAATGAAATTCCTTGTGATCAAGAAATTGCCTCTTTTGCATAATCCCAAGATCGATTGTGGTTTCTACAATACCTAGCGTTACCATATTAAGGGCAACTAAGGTTAATCCAAAACGCCGACTACTTTATCTCCATCTCTTTGTCGTATTTGACATGGATTGGTGGGGGGACGATGACAAATGGCCGACAAAGAAATTGGGAAGCTGATGTGGAGTCCCCTCATTCAATGATAATGCTTCCCTTACACTGTTTTATTAGTTTAACATGATCAAATCTCCAAAGTTGCCCCCTTACATCAGCAGTATAATCTAACTTGTccttttaaaatgttttttttttatgtgcggTTTTGTGTTCTTGTATGTGTCCACAGCCACTTCCTTAGGACTTAGATGAAATCATGTGTCCCTgataaaaataacttttcatgaGATGTATCTTGTATCAATCAATAAATTGCATATATGcactaatttgaatttgaaacttcTACACTTTTTTCGCGAATAAATTTATGCTACGCTACAGGTGCCGCCTTGTTCTTTACACCAGCAGTGAATTTGAACACGAATGTCAATTTTGGACCCACCCTTTTCATCCAAACCCTAATACCACATGAGAAAAAATGATGAGATTAAGAGGCGGTTTGAGTGGAGATTTTGACATgagtcttttcaattttttgcatggtattctttttttttttttttaattgggggaTGCTGAAAAAGAACAAACACATATGATTCGACGAGTAATTTACTTGTCTAATCAGAATGAACAACCAAATCTCTTTATGAGATCTCTTTGTCCGGGCAAAATAAATTCTGCTTTGCATCATCCAACCAAGAGGAAGCCCCACAGAGTTCCAATCCCCCACCCTTCCCCACCAGAAAAATATCTTAAAACTATAATATATCAACTTCCGAATGTGAAATGACGTTATTCTTCTTCGTTTTCCACCC
This genomic interval from Rhodamnia argentea isolate NSW1041297 chromosome 4, ASM2092103v1, whole genome shotgun sequence contains the following:
- the LOC115743512 gene encoding zinc finger protein 3 — its product is MYPPMEAPHAKDPPCPSESSTVVPAPEPPPCPHTPLQNSKENKQELIYVEEEEEEEEEERTNQDRGQSSTKPTRPLDLNFSSGDSDRGFYPEPNLIHFLDMGRPETSPEGAAEAPSEAEPKVFSCNYCQRKFYSSQALGGHQNAHKRERTLAKRGQRLGATGLHVLGNPFYMDQHHHRHHYSSMSSLPLHGGGAYGNRSLGIQAHSMIHKPSHAPSFSASPIGNGVYGHHVWARPPVLGQQPVVGRLLSMDSSHHHHQANATGGSSSYPSSRVSVGRFDNIAPSMGILGNETGSSGCWGTTPGARLKANQEELQKLDLSLKLWN